The region TatgttttgtttttattcttttataatttaaaatgtcaaCCATTACAAGTTTAGCATATTCACATTGTTCTCCACAATTgtaagtataatttttatttttaaattatttttttaaataatttagtttttctttttcaactGATAATGGGTATGTATGTAATATTCCTGTAATTCAAACTCAAGATGATGTTATTGAATTCAATAGtaaatttcataaaaataaaaataaaaaaaactgtgATTTTATATCagtaaatgattttattagtaaaattatattatatccGTTTGATGGAACATTACAgtgtttattattacaatcgGATAAAAGTAATTCATCACAAGTGACAATAGCAACATTAGACAATCAATTTGTAGATacatttaaacttttaaattattgtgataaaattttatggaATCCTAGTGAAATTAACAATGAGAAAATTGCATGTAAACAGCTTAATGCAattcatatttataatgtaGAAGCAGGTGCTGTtacacaaaattttatatcaaatgaTATCTTAGATTTTCAATGGGATAACAGAAATCAAAATCTTATTTATTCATGTGATAATTTTGGTATCATATCTATTCAAGATTTACGTCTTTTAAAGGATAGTAAATTTGgtgaaaaagttaataaatgTATGAAAGGTCAAATTGAATTATTAgatgattatatttttatcactaCAAATATAGgtaattgtaatatttatgatataaGAAACCAAAAATTAGTTACGaattttgaattaaaatCTTATTATACACCAAAAAATTGTCTTCCAATATACAGTAAACACATAAATTGTCCCATTTTTAAGGTTAAAAGTGTATCTGATggttatatatatgtttatttatatggAACAGATTTTATGGTAAAGAAATTTTCAAAAGTACTAAAGTGTTCtgataataaagataaattaattcaAACTCGTcatgtatataatataaatgattttgaCTTTCATCCAATATTACCTTTGTTAACGTCTGTTAGGGATATAATTGATGTTTCAAATTTATAccatttagaaaatatttaaaataacttaaatatattacaaattgaataaatttcaaactatgagataaatattaattatataattatttatttttataattaattggCACCTGGTGGTGGTGGTGGAACAGTTAATCCTGGACAACCATCTCTTCCAAAATTATTCATATGTTTACCAAAATATACAGCATGATCAGTTGCTGAAAGTCCAAGTACACTATTGCTGCATTTATTTGATTCGTCTGATGGACACATAATAAATGGAGAACCAACACtcatatcatttttataccATACTTCTTGTTTATGATGACGATATTCAACAaatcttaaatatttattattaatattatttatagcaataaaatttaacttaCTCCCATGGGATGTGTGGAATTGGATCGTTGTTATGAACAACTCTAAAAAAgaacaattaattaataattattatttatttacctatagttatattttacaatttgatcatatttttttgcaAATTCATGATCACCAGTTCTCGGTTCACCCATTGTTATAGCAATTAAATTATCAGCTGAAACATATCCAGCATGTATAacctttaataaatattaaattaattacttttatattatatatttatatacctCTGCTGCAGCAAGTGTTGCTAAAGAACCTCCTAATGAATGTCCTGTAAACCAATATTCATAATCTGGATAGCTATTCTTTAATGACAAGAAATCATCTCTAAGGCCACCATTCCACATCATATTGAAAgcctaaaatattatatacaatttgattaatattttaacaacatACATTTGCAAAGTAATGACAAACTTTTCCTCCTGTTATCCAATTAGcttttttactaaataaaGCATCTGATCCTTCAAGTAAAAGTTGAAGGTTTCCTTGAGATCCTCTAAAAGCAACAATAATAGCTTTTTCAACATGATTAACACCAGTGAATCCTTGGCATGTATCACTTTCACTTGAATCACAAACAACTTCAACTATCTTTGTTacctttaaaaaataataataatagtattttcttaattataACTTACTGTTGCATTTCCAGCTCCATATACATTATCTAAGCAATCTTGAACTTTATCTTTTTGTCCATAAGCAGCTCCACCTAAAGGCATCATTCTATATCTTGCATCATAATCGAAGTAAGCTTTAACTTCTTTTTcacttaaatttttaagcCTTTTTATAATACCTCCATAAGTAGTTAATGCCACagaaagtaataataatgcaataaaacttttcattgtaaaaaattataatttattacataaatttaacatttttatattattttaccttttagtgataacaaataaattccTATTACATATCATTAAACTACTTTCTTACCGGATTTTGataaacattaattatatttttacttaacCAATCATTTTCTTacaatatgataattttttttattaaattttatatacattcagaaaacatacatttttcacaatatgtaatatttttggATCTATTTTAACACTGTGtgtttttatgttattttttcattcttAGATTAccaatattaattttgtagttatggtattatttaaaaaaaatttgattactactttttttttaataatacaaatttaaaaatcaaactTTAATGttagtaaaatataaagtaaaagGTCAActgataaaacatttttttttttttttgaaaacaaTCTCGATTAtcttgataaaaaatattttcattattacattttttatatttaaactgGTATACACATTGTGGAAAACggatattaataaaaaagttttaatcaAAGAGAAATATAAAACACTTAGTGGATTTTGTTGTATATACTATGAAAGATCTCTTCGAATATACATCTTACCAAAATATTAAGTgagtatcattttttttttaaatgttctGTAACTATAGgatattaaataacttttttttttatttacagtAAAACGTCTCAATAATTGcctcatttttaatattattgagacaatttttgtattatataattattttaatgaaatgttttttttttgaatactctatttaaatttttctctATTTTTCTagtattttgttttttatatccGTGTCATTGACTATCTTATTTAAATACATCTTAATGAccgattttttttattttaaatcatattattataaataaccagaggaataaaaatttttttacaaattatgaaaaatttatttatcgACCTCCTTTACTTTTAACTATACTATATCCCTGTGTCATTTATAGATTTAACCGCAACTATTGCTTGTGCTTTATTTCAATTTCTTTGTGccaatacatttatattttagataCTCGATTAAAGACTAATTTATAACATTGATTTtgtatttatacaaaatttatattgtattagtacttttttatattagttttatatatttatttcatttattatataatttttttaaatacttttttttagaatatgaGTGAGAAAGTTTGTTTTAAGTGTTCAGAACCTGGCCATTTTGCTAAAGGATGCCCAAATTCAGGAGATAATTCTGGATCATACAATAGTAGAAGAGGGGGTGATGATCGTACTTGCCATTCATGTGGAAAATCTGGTCATATTGCTAAATTTTGCCGTAATAGTCGTGACtcacaaaattttaacaGATCAAAGACATGTTATAATTGTGGAAATATAGGTCATACATCAGCAGTTTGCAAAAATGATAAGGTAAATGGATGCTTTATCTGTGGTTCAGAGAATCATCAAGCAAGATCTTGTGATAAGAATGATGAAGGTGGTAATAGGCAAAGAAATCGTACTTGTTTCAATTGCGGAAGTGATCAACATTTAGCTCGTTTCTGTGATAGAGCAGATGATGGAGAGTCtagaaattttaacaatGGAAGAAAACGTACCTATTCTAGTGCTAACGGAAGAAATGACAGGGGAACTAAACATTGTTATCAGTGTCAAGGAGCAGGCCATATTGCAAAAGATTGTCCTGAAGGAGTTAAGTGTTTTAAATGTGGATCATTAGATCACACTGCAAGGAATTGTGAggagtaaattttttttggtatGAGATGAAGTTTTGGCGATGGTAAAGAGAGAGAATTGTTCATAGAAGTGAGAATTTTTAGATCTCAGTTTGGAAGCTGTtgagatttttttttcaaaatttgtttatcTTTTTCGTTTCCTATTCTTcattattatacatttatgatttgtttataataaatataaaaaaataacggtttttttttagttacaGCAAATAATTTGTGCTTAATTTgtactttcttttttatataaaatattttattaatataaaattgaaattgaaattattacgttaattaatatataattgtgCATTACAAGTATATATTTGCAAAGGTATTTgtcttaatttttaataaatttaataatgctATATTTTAATGGTATTGGTTcgtattaattttaatttttactcaattattatttttaaattataagtatacaatttaaatttacagtaacaaataaaacattttaaattaagcaaatatttaatatttatttaagtaataattaatagaattttaaaattaaaattttaaagtctCACAATTTATCGAAGTTTCTTTATGTTAAGAATAATGATTTTtcgatttaaaaaaaaatatttatattaaaattgaacacgatttaaaatttttttaaatttaatttataaaataaatttattttattttctatttacaaaaatgtttatttaaagtatatatttaaattacatCTTTACATAATagctaataattttttaataattatttttaattattcgtatgaaaaaaaaattataattaattcttttaaataaatatttaagtattttatttaatttaaacaacaaaaaatt is a window of Strongyloides ratti genome assembly S_ratti_ED321, scaffold srae_scaffold0000001 DNA encoding:
- a CDS encoding WD40/YVTN repeat-like-containing domain and WD40-repeat-containing domain-containing protein produces the protein MSTITSLAYSHCSPQFFSFSTDNGYVCNIPVIQTQDDVIEFNSKFHKNKNKKNCDFISVNDFISKIILYPFDGTLQCLLLQSDKSNSSQVTIATLDNQFVDTFKLLNYCDKILWNPSEINNEKIACKQLNAIHIYNVEAGAVTQNFISNDILDFQWDNRNQNLIYSCDNFGIISIQDLRLLKDSKFGEKVNKCNCNIYDIRNQKLVTNFELKSYYTPKNCLPIYSKHINCPIFKVKSVSDGYIYVYLYGTDFMVKKFSKVLKCSDNKDKLIQTRHVYNINDFDFHPILPLLTSVRDIIDVSNLYHLENI
- a CDS encoding Lipase, class 3 family-containing protein, translated to MKSFIALLLLSVALTTYGGIIKRLKNLSEKEVKAYFDYDARYRMMPLGGAAYGQKDKVQDCLDNVYGAGNATVTKIVEVVCDSSESDTCQGFTGVNHVEKAIIVAFRGSQGNLQLLLEGSDALFSKKANWITGGKVCHYFANAFNMMWNGGLRDDFLSLKNSYPDYEYWFTGHSLGGSLATLAAAEVIHAGYVSADNLIAITMGEPRTGDHEFAKKYDQIVKYNYRVVHNNDPIPHIPWEFVEYRHHKQEVWYKNDMSVGSPFIMCPSDESNKCSNSVLGLSATDHAVYFGKHMNNFGRDGCPGLTVPPPPPGAN
- a CDS encoding CCHC-type zinc finger protein CG3800, which codes for MSEKVCFKCSEPGHFAKGCPNSGDNSGSYNSRRGGDDRTCHSCGKSGHIAKFCRNSRDSQNFNRSKTCYNCGNIGHTSAVCKNDKVNGCFICGSENHQARSCDKNDEGGNRQRNRTCFNCGSDQHLARFCDRADDGESRNFNNGRKRTYSSANGRNDRGTKHCYQCQGAGHIAKDCPEGVKCFKCGSLDHTARNCEE